A genomic window from Herbiconiux aconitum includes:
- the upp gene encoding uracil phosphoribosyltransferase, whose product MRVHVADHPLITHKLTVLRDVNTPSPTFRSLAEELVTLLAYEATRNVRVEPVTIQTPVAETTGVAISSPRPLVVPILRAGLGMLEGMVKLVPSAEVGFLGMVRNEETLEPTTYAERLPDDLSDRQCFVLDPMLATGGSLSAAIEFLFKRGAQDVTAICLLGAPEGVAALEKATEGRDVTLVLGALDERLNEKGYIVPGLGDAGDRLYGTV is encoded by the coding sequence ATGCGAGTACACGTTGCCGATCACCCGCTCATCACCCACAAGCTGACGGTTCTGCGCGACGTGAACACGCCGTCGCCCACCTTCCGCTCCCTCGCCGAAGAGCTCGTGACCCTTCTGGCCTACGAAGCCACGCGCAACGTGCGGGTCGAGCCGGTCACCATCCAGACGCCTGTCGCCGAGACCACCGGCGTCGCGATCAGCAGCCCGCGCCCCCTCGTGGTGCCGATCCTGCGCGCCGGACTGGGCATGCTCGAGGGCATGGTCAAGCTGGTGCCTTCGGCCGAGGTGGGCTTTCTCGGCATGGTGCGGAACGAAGAGACCCTCGAGCCCACCACCTACGCCGAGCGCCTGCCCGACGACCTCTCCGACCGCCAGTGCTTCGTGCTCGACCCGATGCTCGCCACCGGCGGTTCGCTCAGCGCTGCCATCGAGTTCCTCTTCAAGCGGGGCGCTCAGGATGTCACGGCCATCTGCCTTCTCGGAGCCCCCGAAGGTGTGGCGGCCCTCGAAAAGGCCACCGAGGGTCGCGACGTCACCCTCGTGCTGGGCGCCCTCGACGAGCGCCTCAACGAAAAGGGTTACATCGTTCCGGGCCTCGGCGATGCCGGCGACCGTTTATACGGAACTGTCTGA
- the tadA gene encoding tRNA adenosine(34) deaminase TadA yields the protein MGLALDEARAALETEDVPVGAIVVDGSGAVIGVGRNERELRQDPTAHAEIVAIRQASWKLDDWHLTDATLIVTLEPCVMCAGAILSARIPRVVFGAWDEKAGAAGSVYDVLRDRRLNHSVEVVAGVEAEACGELLTAFFRDGRGPISTR from the coding sequence ATGGGGCTCGCGCTCGACGAAGCGCGCGCTGCACTCGAGACCGAGGACGTGCCGGTCGGTGCGATCGTGGTCGACGGTTCGGGTGCCGTGATCGGTGTTGGCCGGAACGAGCGCGAATTGCGGCAGGACCCGACGGCGCACGCCGAGATCGTGGCCATCCGCCAGGCGTCGTGGAAGCTCGACGACTGGCACCTCACCGACGCGACGCTGATCGTGACCCTCGAGCCCTGTGTGATGTGCGCTGGGGCGATCCTGTCGGCTCGCATCCCGCGTGTCGTGTTCGGCGCCTGGGACGAGAAGGCCGGCGCGGCCGGCTCGGTCTACGACGTGCTGCGCGACCGGCGCCTGAACCACAGTGTCGAGGTGGTGGCGGGGGTCGAGGCCGAGGCCTGCGGGGAATTGCTCACCGCATTCTTCCGCGACGGCCGCGGGCCGATCTCGACCCGCTGA